Proteins co-encoded in one Pleurodeles waltl isolate 20211129_DDA chromosome 1_2, aPleWal1.hap1.20221129, whole genome shotgun sequence genomic window:
- the LOC138252860 gene encoding uncharacterized protein isoform X2, whose protein sequence is MGNYCVTVVNETPYEFSYGCTYLGSEWNIQHQAFLAPGQSTVSGQREILSRIYVKFGRHYGGVCQQAPDLWRQFSGIHNPTFYIREINWDRSQIQLVSNRGGDAPVCPNYGKQEADRRGREREQAERRQREEAERRQREEAERRQREEERQREEERRQREEEKRQQERLEREKRIAEEIERESRSLEEKLTKVSEKLKQRSHQRGRSNLQERSHIMQYAVEDDAGGIENHEEKETEKKFNQLLLDINMKEEDGLGPQDIGERMKALQQQLIAQYFMEKDIPIWGQASLDKAFDYDNLSLTEHLSLLQATVQVTLNDAGLEMINLLQYKEELDGKSSCLIRILDILYKANKTLAGKLSRVVFSKLSSTSQDLLGHMLFSGIWTPIQGVRFTLKVQECSVPQEKVEAILQCVQAYLIDINTTIASLKDQDPMLLLQQHVKNEKDKDLKTILAEMRKYNYPEKVLSILEQVLSEVGNQLSAYQTLDLDEKMKTEGIDMIRSMDFENPDIETLAKILIGLCVAVQDSTTIVKQSGEKIEGYFPRMTQLASLLALLISKDPECSGCLLEIATGEGKSSIVAMLALVHAIRGNKVDVITSSPVLARRDQEEWIKLYQMFDVSCSVVPPPGLDKCTDSRESDKLIKKAYAADVVYGTVGNFAADILRQEFEKYKTRGDRTFDMAIVDEVDYMTLDSGVQVTYLSHAATGMRHLEQLLAAIWAKICTCQRIQEAKTDGILWATGSQYFHKVAAAAVMGPKTSEHFSPLDILMPGLQLGFFTEEDVKQIQSTLDTSEQPITEAPKDSALKELMDKLGPAQQRDLLSIFQKVFEDAVVFEYYEIKEGKASEFEINTSLDSSSSEKKSTPDHDKVQILLLENGRACELMSERALVEGAVTELESRIRYSDTIQPLDKQESSDENFILLPAYLKEYTKNRMKVLVENALKALVMEKDRAYMIESATDAGQVKTTTPIHEYHTIIPVDFKATGVLEKNKRWGDGLQQFLELKHQLAISPLSNVTNFMSNFHFLKRYTKGTGMFGVSGTLGDEADVEFLKKHYKVSSYIMPTHRYTKKTELPILQVKGGRDAWIKSICEHVKERTSPNQWGKGQAALVVCEDVKTSERLQKDLIELKVSNPDKITLYTRSDKHNIEKRTFDAGDVIIATNLGGRGTDVKITKDVNESGGLFVILTHFPTNMRVEKQIFGRTSRKGNPGMVQMILNHNDLSPSYQGQPIEVMRQLRADYEKKRIADMENDELLEVQMREELFENFCGHLNLFQGHYNKEEKRDIYMTSDLVICEDTFDYSKTKLDYRPALNALKESWALWLTLHEKDIEDHKNINELKKDLDQVIQKRSDSLLRGESDNFYDFIKQAMDRMYLHTQNKASDYGALSFWQKAENTDRVYRAVSLYNQAYITINLGQDGYMQKAVDLLKESKKIIDVYVSEVSNATVYCQMSCIAKFEPHNKDDPNFTKQMQTRKSLFKSWIDYIDKSVEKLTELQNSKSNAITKDQAVFSLSTDHGLITNDEMTVLYDYGLSFVFEVEKKPEFCIDALICFILGALQVLAGILVCVLTLGTASQIGMGLISEGVSDMISGIEGMIKGTFDWAEWAISKAISIGLSLVTAGFSTIKKISETVIKVAKSLITGAKTFASVADDIIRSGKALISAITSSAKSTASAVTKESLTRSIKTLASNSALKKNFVHAAKYAGQEIAKQGALKGLEYGMDKGLEAAFKGIFEKAFKDMITKSVKGDQSLNEMMIKFVIVNGVPEKALLTETPTTFQVRAAHREIMKNIMAEVCQSAVADVTGDYDTVSKVFTYLQTMESGILEIMEKAKVKGAIQKGFKLSVEIGKSTVEFVQMINSAPTQDIIETRVIPFMVQRCGEVSSAAEYEEDGRHNFPDVQTVKTELLDTVAELLNDEFLSIFTNRLTTLVNNPIRKEMNQHVGKTIDNILGRNKTERFFIEQKHKRKMKKTQVNGEKLKLTEAEQKEVNDYVKKMEDRSSPATELDLNVLTKSDLLEGKGIKVIMVDENQKNISTEIYPGKDSSAGVITLQLQKVKDGDERCLRTWIVMDAW, encoded by the exons GGAAACAGGAGGCAGACCGGAGAGGCAGGGAACGCGAGCAGGCAGAAAGAAGGCAGCGAGAAGAAGCAGAGAGAAGGCAGCGAGAAGAAGCAGAGAGAAGGCAGCGAGAAGAAGAACGGCAGAGAGAAGAAGAACGAAGGCAGCGGGAAGAGGAGAAGCGACAACAGGAACGTCTGGAAAGGGAGAAACGGATTGCtgaagagattgagagagaaagcAGATCCCTGGAGGAGAAGTTGACAAAAGTATCAGAAAAGTTAAAGCAAAGAAGCCACCAGCGAGGGCGATCCAACCTACAAGAGCGCTCGCACATCATGCAGTACGCCGTGGAAGATGATGCTGGTGGCATCGAAAACCATGAG GAGAAAGAGACCGAGAAGAAATTTAACCAGCTCCTACTTGATATCAACATGAAGGAAGAGGATGGTCTGggaccccaggacattggtgagcgGATGAAAGCACTACAGCAACAGCTCATTGCTCAGTACTTCATGGAAAAGGACATACCCATCTGGGGCCAAGCAAGTCTGGATAAGGCCTTTGATTATGACAACTTGTCGTTAACTGAACACCTAAGTCTCCTTCAGGCAACAGTCCAAGTGACACTGAACGATGCTGGATTAGAGATGATTAACCTTCTGCAGTATAAGGAGGAACTGGATGGTAAATCCAGCTGCCTTATCCGTATCCTGGACATACTCTACAAAGCAAACAAGACTTTGGCTGGGAAACTATCAAGAGTCGTCTTTTCAAAGCTCTCCAGCACTAGCCAAGACCTTCTTGGACATATGTTATTCAGTGGAATCTGGACCCCAATTCAGGGAGTTCGATTCACTCTAAAGGTGCAGGAGTGCAGCGTTCCACAAGAGAAGGTGGAAGCCATACTCCAATGCGTGCAGGCATACCTGATTGATATAAACACCACCATCGCATCACTGAAGGACCAGGATCCTATGCTGCTTCTACAGCAACATGTAAAGAACGAGAAGGACAAGGATTTAAAAACCATACTAGCAGAAATGAGAAAGTACAATTATCCTGAAAAGGTGCTTTCTATCCTCGAACAAGTGCTTAGCGAAGTTGGCAATCAACTTTCAGCATATCAAACCCTAGATCTGGATGAAAAGATGAAGACAGAAGGGATAGACATGATCAGATCGATGGACTTTGAAAATCCAGATATTGAGACACTGGCTAAAATATTGATTGGCTTGTGTGTGGCTGTTCAGGACTCTACGACTATTGTTAAGCAGTCAGGAGAGAAGATTGAGGGCTATTTTCCACGCATGACCCAGCTTGCATCTCTATTAGCTCTTCTCATTTCTAAGGACCCTGAATGCAGTGGTTGTCTTTTGGAGATCGCCACGGGAGAGGGTAAATCCTCCATCGTGGCCATGCTCGCTCTTGTACATGCCATTCGTGGGAATAAGGTTGATGTTATCACAAGTTCACCAGTACTTGCCCGACGTGATCAAGAGGAATGGATCAAACTGTACCAGATGTTTGATGTGTCTTGTAGTGTTGTGCCACCTCCAGGGTTAGATAAATGCACTGATTCAAGAGAAAGTGACAAATTAATTAAAAAGGCTTATGCAGCTGATGTTGTGTACGGTACTGTTGGGAACTTTGCTGCTGACATTCTGCGGCAAGAGTTTGAAAAGTACAAAACCAGAGGAGATCGTACTTTTGACATGGCCATTGTGGATGAGGTAGACTATATGACCCTGGACAGCGGTGTCCAAGTCACATACCTTTCACATGCCGCAACAGGAATGCGGCACTTAGAACAACTGCTGGCAGCCATCTGGGCGAAGATATGCACTTGCCAACGCATCCAGGAGGCCAAAACTGATGGCATTCTTTGGGCAACAGGATCACAATACTTTCACAAAGTTGCTGCAGCAGCTGTCATGGGACCGAAGACATCAGAGCATTTTTCTCCCCTCGATATTCTCATGCCAGGACTACAGCTGGGGTTCTTCACTGAAGAGGATGTGAAGCAGATTCAGTCCACTCTGGATACGTCTGAGCAGCCAATCACTGAAGCGCCGAAAGACTCTGCACTCAAAGAACTCATGGATAAACTTGGGCCTGCACAGCAGCGAGATCTATTGTCCATATTTCAGAAAGTCTTTGAAGACGCAGTTGTTTTTGAATATTATGAGATAAAGGAAGGTAAAGCCTCTGAATTTGAGATCAATACATCATTGGATAGCTCCTCATCAGAGAAGAAGTCCACACCTGATCATGACAAGGTTCAAATTCTTCTCCTGGAAAATGGCCGTGCCTGTGAGTTGATGAGCGAAAGGGCTTTGGTGGAAGGAGCGGTGACTGAACTGGAATCCAGAATCCGCTACTCAGACACCATTCAGCCACTAGATAAACAAGAGAGCAGTGATGAGAACTTTATTCTCCTGCCAGCCTACCTGAAGGAATATACCAAGAACCGAATGAAGGTCTTGGTGGAAAATGCATTGAAGGCCCTCGTAATGGAGAAGGATCGGGCGTACATGATAGAATCAGCAACAGACGCAGGACAAGTGAAGACCACCACACCCATACATGAATACCACACCATCATCCCAGTGGACTTCAAAGCCACTGGTGTGCTTGAGAAGAATAAGCGCTGGGGTGACggcttacagcagttcctggagttgAAGCATCAACTGGCAATATCTCCACTGTCGAATGTCACCAACTTCATGTCAAATTTCCATTTCCTTAAACGATATACTAAAGGCACAGGcatgtttggggtctctggaaCCCTAGGAGATGAGGCAGATGTTGAATTCCTTAAAAAACACTACAAGGTGTCTAGTTACATCATGCCTACTCATCGCTACACCAAGAAGACTGAGCTACCTATTCTCCAGGTCAAAGGAGGGCGCGACGCATGGATCAAAAGTATTTGTGAACATGTGAAGGAGCGCACAAGTCCAAATCAGTGGGGTAAAGGCCAAGCGGCTTTAGTTGTTTGTGAAGATGTGAAAACATCTGAAAGGCTGCAAAAAGACCTGATAGAATTAAAGGTGTCCAATCCAGACAAAATAACCTTGTACACCAGAAGTGATAAACACAATATTGAGAAGAGGACCTTTGATGCAGGAGATGTTATCATTGCCACAAACCTCGGTGGAAGGGGCACTGATGTTAAAATCACTAAAGATGTCAATGAAAGTGGCGGACTCTTTGTAATTCTCACCCACTTCCCCACAAACATGAGAGTCGAAAAACAAATATTTGGTCGAACCTCTCGTAAAGGAAACCCTGGGATGGTCCAGATGATATTGAATCACAATGACCTGTCACCATCGTACCAAGGCCAACCCATTGAGGTTATGAGACAGCTCAGAGCAGATTATGAAAAGAAGCGAATTGCGGACATGGAAAACGATGAGCTCTTGGAAGTACAGATGCGGGAGGAACTCTTTGAGAACTTTTGTGGACATCTAAATCTTTTTCAAGGTCATTACAATAAGGAGGAAAAACGAGATATCTATATGACTTCTGATTTGGTGATATGTGAAGACACCTTTGATTACTCCAAGACAAAGCTAGACTACCGCCCAGCCCTCAATGCATTAAAGGAGAGCTGGGCCCTTTGGCTCACACTACATGAGAAGGACATTGAAGATCATAAAAACATCAATGAACTCAAGAAAGACCTTGACcaagtgatccagaagaggtcagacAGCCTCCTACGAGGGGAATCAGATAACTTCTACGACTTCATCAAACAAGCTATGGATCGCATGTATCTCCACACTCAGAACAAAGCATCGGATTATGGAGCACTATCATTCTGGCAGAAAGCAGAGAATACTGATCGGGTGTACCGTGCTGTCTCACTCTATAATCAAGCCTACATTACAATCAATCTGGGACAGGACGGATACATGCAGAAGGCAGTGGATCTCTTGAAAGAATCCAAGAAAATTATCGATGTTTATGTATCCGAGGTGTCCAATGCCACAGTTTATTGCCAGATGTCCTGCATAGCAAAGTTTGAACCTCACAACAAGGATGATCCCAACTTTACAAAACAAATGCAGACCCGCAAGAGCCTGTTCAAGTCCTGGATCGATTACATTGACAAGTCTGTAGAAAAGTTAACTGAGCTTCAAAACAGCAAAAGTAATGCTATAACCAAGGACCAGGCTGTTTTCTCATTGTCAACGGATCATGGCCTTATAACCAATGATGAGATGACTGTGCTGTATGACTATGGCCTTTCTTTTGTGTTTGAAGTTGAGAAGAAGCCAGAATTCTGCATTGATGCTCTCATTTGCTTTATCCTTGGAGCTTTGCAGGTCCTTGCTGGGATTCTTGTGTGCGTTCTCACATTAGGAACAGCTAGTCAAATCGGCATGGGTCTGATTTCTGAGGGTGTCTCGGACATGATATCTGGAATCGAAGGGATGATAAAAGGCACCTTTGACTGGGCAGAATGGGCCATATCAAAAGCTATAAGTATTGGGCTATCCCTGGTAACTGCAGGATTTAGCACTATAAAAAAAATATCTGAAACTGTCATCAAAGTTGCAAAAAGCCTGATAACCGGAGCCAAAACCTTTGCATCTGTTGCTGATGATATAATTCGTTCAGGGAAAGCTCTAATTTCTGCAATTACTTCTTCAGCAAAATCAACAGCCTCGGCTGTGACCAAAGAGTCTCTAACAAGGTCCATCAAGACCCTTGCCTCAAATTCTGCCTTAAAAAAaaattttgtgcatgcagcaaaGTATGCTGGTCAAGAGATCGCCAAGCAAGGGGCACTAAAAGGCCTGGAATACGGCATGGACAAAGGGCTCGAAGCCGCCTTCAAAGGTATCTTTGAGAAAGCATTCAAAGACATGATCACAAAATCAGTCAAGGGAGATCAATCTTTGAATGAGATGATGATCAAGTTTGTGATAGTCAACGGAGTTCCAGAAAAAGCTCTTCTGACGGAAACCCCGACCACCTTTCAGGTGAGAGCAGCCCATAGAGAGATCATGAAGAATATAATGGCAGAGGTTTGTCAATCTGCAGTGGCTGATGTTACCGGTGACTACGACACCGTGAGTAAAGTGTTTACTTATCTCCAGACCATGGAAAGTGGCATCCTTGAAATTATGGAGAAAGCTAAGGTGAAAGGAGCCATCCAGAAAGGCTTTAAGCTCAGTGTTGAGATTGGTAAAAGCACTGTTGAGTTTGTGCAGATGATAAATTCTGCCCCAACTCAAGACATAATTGAAACAAGAGTCATCCCTTTTATGGTTCAGAGGTGTGGTGAGGTTTCATCTGCAGCTGAATATGAGGAAGATGGACGTCACAATTTCCCTGATGTacagacagtgaaaactgaattattAGATACGGTAGCTGAGTTATTAAATGATGAATTTCTTAGCATATTTACCAATCGATTAACAACTTTGGTAAACAATCCTATCCGCAAAGAAATGAATCAGCATGTTGGGAAAACCATTGACAATATCCTGGGGAGAAACAAGACTGAGCGGTTCTTCATTGAACAAAAGCACAAAAGGAAAATGAAGAAGACACAAGTTAATGGAGAAAAACTTAAACTAACAGAGGCCGAGCAGAAGGAGGTGAATGACTATGTGAAGAAAATGGAGGACAGAAGCAGTCCGGCCACAGAGCTGGACTTGAACGTCCTCACCAAGAGTGACCTTCTGGAGGGGAAAGGTATCAAGGTCATTATGGTGGATGAGAATCAGAAGAACATCTCCACGGAGATCTACCCAGGCAAAGACTCCTCAGCTGGTGTCATCACCCTCCAGCTACAGAAAGTAAAGGACGGGGATGAAAG GTGTCTGAGAACCTGGATCGTTATGGACGCTTGGTGA